From one Pseudactinotalea sp. HY158 genomic stretch:
- a CDS encoding helix-turn-helix domain-containing protein, with product MTSSPTRRSRRPDRQPRLLTPDEAAAYLAISPRTLRTLAARGDIGRRYLGSSPRYERTDLDAYVDSLPETRDDN from the coding sequence CTGACGAGCTCACCGACGCGAAGATCCCGGCGGCCTGATAGGCAACCGCGCCTCCTCACCCCCGATGAAGCGGCCGCCTACCTCGCCATCTCGCCCCGCACCCTCCGCACGCTCGCCGCCCGCGGGGACATCGGCCGCCGCTACCTCGGCTCCTCCCCCAGGTACGAGCGCACGGACCTCGACGCCTACGTCGACTCCCTCCCCGAAACCCGCGACGACAACTAA